A genomic segment from Saprospiraceae bacterium encodes:
- the secG gene encoding preprotein translocase subunit SecG has product MLTLLTILIALDCILLIGVILIQNPKGGGVDSTFGGQSANQMFGAARSADFVEKLTWWLAGILIALCVVAAVMASAGGNIGNGQQQEETPTEQPAQPPAEQPAGPGQ; this is encoded by the coding sequence ATGCTGACTTTACTTACGATTTTGATTGCATTGGATTGTATTTTATTGATTGGAGTGATCCTGATCCAAAATCCTAAGGGAGGAGGCGTCGATTCAACCTTTGGTGGACAAAGTGCTAATCAAATGTTTGGAGCTGCCCGGTCAGCTGATTTTGTGGAAAAATTAACCTGGTGGCTTGCTGGTATCCTTATTGCGCTATGTGTTGTTGCAGCGGTAATGGCTTCAGCTGGAGGAAATATTGGCAATGGTCAACAGCAAGAGGAAACCCCAACCGAACAACCGGCACAACCACCGGCTGAGCAACCTGCCGGACCAGGTCAATAA
- a CDS encoding sigma-54-dependent Fis family transcriptional regulator translates to MLESVQAIKQRFGIYGRSETLNQALDTAIRVAGTDLTVLISGESGSGKEIFSKIIHSLSPRKHNQFIAVNCGAIPAGTINSELFGHEKGSFTGATADRKGYFETVDGGTIFLDEIAEMPHDTQSFLLRVLESGEFIRVGSSKTLKTNVRVVAATNVNLLDRVRVGKFREDLYYRLNTVPIRVPSLKERREDIQILFRKFAQDFAEKYRTTPIELDEHSASLMENYSWPGNIRELRNAVEQLSVLSDQKVIHAHDLARIIPNINNRNLPMSIPDVEQQGGFHEREILYKLLFDMKQDLNQLKNMFFQLVHTNDLEMPAAMENAASAYPPGQSLSYPNPVNTNWNPEPLNKHGQDAHAGPILINADKKNFETVEVMEETLSLDDMEKDMINKALKKFNGKRKDASEELGISERTLYRKIKQYGLDT, encoded by the coding sequence ATTTTGGAATCAGTACAAGCAATTAAACAACGATTTGGAATTTACGGCCGTTCAGAAACACTGAATCAGGCTTTGGATACCGCTATTCGGGTTGCAGGTACCGATTTAACGGTTTTGATTTCCGGTGAAAGTGGTTCCGGAAAAGAAATATTTTCAAAAATAATTCACAGCCTGAGTCCACGTAAACACAATCAGTTTATTGCCGTAAACTGTGGAGCAATTCCTGCTGGTACCATTAATAGCGAATTATTTGGTCACGAAAAAGGTTCGTTTACAGGGGCAACTGCAGATCGCAAAGGATATTTTGAAACAGTCGATGGCGGGACAATTTTTTTAGATGAAATTGCCGAAATGCCACACGATACGCAATCGTTTTTATTGAGAGTTTTGGAATCCGGTGAATTTATTCGGGTGGGATCATCAAAAACTTTAAAAACCAATGTACGGGTTGTTGCAGCTACCAATGTGAATTTATTGGATCGGGTTCGTGTAGGTAAATTCAGAGAAGATCTTTATTATCGTTTGAATACGGTACCAATTCGGGTTCCCAGTTTAAAAGAACGCCGGGAAGACATCCAAATTTTATTTAGAAAATTTGCTCAGGATTTTGCTGAAAAATACAGAACCACTCCCATTGAATTGGACGAACACAGTGCCAGCTTGATGGAAAATTATTCCTGGCCAGGTAATATTCGCGAACTTAGAAATGCAGTTGAACAATTATCCGTTTTATCTGATCAAAAAGTGATACATGCACATGATTTAGCTCGTATCATTCCCAACATCAACAATCGTAATTTGCCGATGTCAATTCCTGATGTAGAACAACAGGGTGGATTTCATGAGCGGGAAATATTGTACAAGCTGTTATTTGATATGAAACAAGATTTGAATCAATTGAAAAACATGTTCTTTCAATTGGTACACACCAACGATCTTGAAATGCCTGCTGCCATGGAAAATGCTGCATCCGCCTATCCACCGGGACAGAGTCTTTCCTATCCAAATCCGGTCAATACCAATTGGAATCCTGAACCCTTGAATAAACATGGACAGGATGCTCATGCAGGTCCAATTTTAATAAACGCGGACAAGAAGAATTTTGAAACCGTTGAAGTGATGGAAGAAACTTTATCTCTGGATGATATGGAAAAAGATATGATCAATAAGGCATTAAAAAAATTTAATGGAAAACGAAAAGATGCCTCAGAAGAATTGGGAATTTCAGAACGCACCCTTTACAGAAAAATTAAACAATACGGCTTAGACACATGA